Part of the Schistocerca americana isolate TAMUIC-IGC-003095 chromosome 5, iqSchAmer2.1, whole genome shotgun sequence genome, CATTTATCATATTGCACACATGtaacattttttcattgtttttaggTGAATCCACCACCATCTAAAAAGAGTAAGGGTGCCAGTTCAGCACCAAAAGGGAAAAGTGGTGGGGGAGGTGGTGGGGGCAGTGGTGATGATGAGCACAAGTGGTTGTTGGAAAAGAAGAGGTTTGTCACTGTGCGTGAATTTAGGGGCCAAGTTTATGTGGATATCAGAGAGTACTATGAAAATGATGGTGAACTAAAACCAGGAAAGAAAGGTTAGTCATGGAAACCTATTTATCTTAGTTTCTGTCGCTATATGTTCTTAAAGCATTAGGACACTCACAGGTCCTGTTTGTGCTTAGTGGAATTTGGGTAAAATGCAACACGTCTTTAAGATcatcacatttaaaatatttactcAATGATAGGGTGTGAATAAAAAAATCTAGTTAGCCTCACTCTAATGTCAATACTTACAATAATTCATACAGTTGTATGGGGCTGAAGgactgggtcgacagaagcgtccgatcccacgcgtcggctttgacccgtgacgtaagggtgttgtcgtgtgtgacgtcatgatggtgcggagtttggtttgagtgtggctgtctccagttctgttttatcttattttatttacttttctgatctgttcgttctatcttgagatttttttaaaatttaaacacacttattacttattttaattatctgtttcctccaatttctgttttagtttattgtatttatctttctgatctgttcgttctatcccgtgagattttttaaaaatgacaaaaaacactaatcagctactgaagcatctttatcttctatgggttgcaggggttacgacctctggggaggtgggtgggtattcatgcatggctgtcttcacttacacgttgtagctacgcaaggcgtctaaatttgtttatatttagtttgccccccacccaaaacaccccatttcccgcgcttgtcccgttagtgtcattaggcttcttgtggaaagtgtgtgtgtttgtttttgtttccgccgtatttgtgacgtcatgggtcaaagcagacgggcgggatcggacgcttccgtatttctaCAGGACTTTGTTCAGAAACACCATGGATGAGAAAGTTTAGTATGTTTTCTGCAGTCAGTGTTGGTATTGATTGCATTAGAACTTGAAATTGTCAGAATTGCCATTAGATTTTATGGGGTACTGTAGTATCCTCTAACTTTGTTTTCTGGTTATTTTATCAGTGTTGAGTCATATGTTTGTTGGCTACATCCTTTGCAGCTTGTAACCATATCGGGTTTTTTAATGAAGTCTAAGATGTTATCCTCGTAGCACTTTCCATGCTAATTCATCTCAAATATATTCATGTAATATAGGTAGTTGATAACAGTAAGTTTAAATTTAGCTTGTAGTAGGCAGTTTGCACTGTGTGTACTTAATAAGCCTAGGTGAAAAATATAACTTCTTGTTGGTCACCTAGTATCATTTCTTCACACTGCTCAATGATTCAAAATCTTTGTTGAAGTATGTACCAATGAAGAGCAGTAAATTTTTTACAGGAATCCAGTGAAGAGCAGTGTTTCACAGGAATTCGTTGTACAGCATGCATGTACTTCTGTGTGCCATTACCTAATGAACTTTGTAGCTTCCATTATCTAAAATACCATCACAATAACAAAACTTGTCATCAAAACCTTTAACCACAGTGGATGAGTTAACCACTCCACAGGTGCTGCGAATGTGTTTAAGTATGGTACCTGGGTTTTCCTGAACTGCTATTGACGTGTTTACATGTGATGTTTCACTGACCTCTCACTGTTGAGAATAAGTGCAGTGTAATTGGAAAGAATCAagggagatttgaaaacctgagagcttaagtgTAGAAGGTAGTGCAAAATGCAAGATAGCGATTACTGGCAAACTGTTGCTCTAGAGTTAATAAGTGTGGAAAGCTAAATGCACTGTATGTGGTAAAGGTAAGAGGAAAAGGGACTGAACATAATTGAGGCCAGACGGGTGATGAGAACAAAGACATGTTGTAATGAGTTACCACttctggagttctgagaaactggtatctgGAGGAAGAATCCACATTGCACTTTCGTTAAAACAGGCACTGAGGCCACGGCTGTTGTGTTGCAGAGCATTATCTGTAACAGGATATTGGGTGCTGCCAGTATACCATATGCCTTCTGCTTACACCCATTCATTATAACTAATAACTGGGTGGAAATGGGCAGTGTGTAGATACTGGTaacacagtatcctgttgcagagcttGCTCTACATAAGTCAATCTGTTGTGCCCACTTTACCACATGTGCCACCTGGAATTTTCTTccatatgtgtgtgttctcctactGCCACTTGGTTTTTCTCCAACCAGTCAAATTGTCTTAAAAATTTAGTATTTTTATTGGAAGAATTTGTATGCTTTTTGAtttgtggaaaaaaaataaaacattgaaagCAGTCATGCAGAGTAATTTCATATTGCCAAAATTATTATTTTCGGTTCTAGCAGACAATTGAGATTTCATCAGTGAGAATGAAGGAATAGTGTAGTCCACGCAGAATAAGTTGGCTAGTAGATGTGCAATGGGCAAGACACATATGGGGAGAGAAGTAGTGGTAGGGGTTATGGGCtggtgctgtaggggaaatgcagagtgccagaggagaagtgccattctaaactgaagtctgcgctaaagtttttttgtaaatattaagtagaAAACCTTCATGCTCACACTTGCATGGTGATCATTCAGAGAGATCTATTACTTCTGATTTGggtagtatctaaaaagaattctggtGAAAATGCAACAAAACCAATGACTAACTTTAGTGTGGCTTGTTATCTTGTAACTTTTAGAAAAGCTACATGAGTGACAAATTCATTTATCTTGTTGCCCTTTTTTAAAACGCAAAGCAAAGTTTACACAGTGTCACCTCGCTAAAGTATTCTGCAGATGCAATTGTGAGAGTATTCGGAAACACTGGTTTATTAAGTAAGAAACTGAGGAAAAggaaggtcagtagcttatgaaaaagcatatCCTCAGAATAAAATGTACagtgggagtttcccttgtcaaacATAAACGGAAGAAAATGTGGCATCAATATTTGGTCGTATCAGCTCACCTCCTCCTTTTGATGGTTCTTATCTTACTTCCAAAACTGAATTTCTGATGAGCGCATGTTTTTGAAAATCAAGCTGCGCACATATAAAACCAATTGATAACCATTAAAAGGAACGCAACTAATGTGAAATAATGGGTGTGTTGCAAGTTGTGGAGATTGTATCCGTACAGTATGTAATATCAATTTGACTGATGGCCATAAGCTAGCCTTCTAATGTGGAAACTATGATATGGGAAATAGAGATCAACAGTGAAAAACTGCAGGTTTGTAGAGTTTTACTTGGCAGTGTACCCTTTCAGTCTAAAAAGCTTCAAGACTGGattaagaaaacagaatttatgatgttggttttaatgcttcaggtattCAACATTCTCCCCCACTTGAATACCATACACAGAATGTTCATACAATTGtgtgaaaatttcagaaaaatcctTCTTTGTGACATTCAACTTGTACATCATGTTTGCATTTTGTATGGCCTTGGGAACCATCACAGCCCTATTTTGCACTTCGTGTTATGTTCATATTGATAAGTCTTGTTACCTGTGATTATTATTTTTGATTGTCTGCATTTTGCATTTCAGTGGTCATGGCAGGTGTTGAGGTGCCATTGTATTTGTTCAGGTTTTAAGATATGtggaaaaactttcacccacttttCTCTTTAAAACATTTTGGAGATTTTGTGAAGCATTTATTAACAAATCTGACAGTAAGAGCTGAACTCTCCCCCAAAAGGGACATGAGGGAAGACCCAGGCAGCTGTCCACATACAGCAGGCTGTATGTGTTGTAGGGTTTATCCTAATTTCTACTCTTTAACTATTCCAACCAAGATTCattaatcccgtctccggccatcctgatttaggttttccgtgatttccgtaaatcgtttcaggcaaatgccgggatggttcctttgaaagggcacggccgatttccttccctaacccgagcttgcgctccgtctctaatgacctcgttgtcgacgggacgttaaacactaacaaccaccaccaacaAGATTCATTCAAGGCCCCAAATAACAGAAGTAACAGGTGTCTGGAAACAATAGTAAGTGTTTAACCTTGTAATTAGGTGAGGTTTTCCATAAAAATTTGCATGTAATTATTTTGGCACACATGACAGTTGTGAGGGTGAAATTACATAACTTTAACTAATGGATGCTCATACAGTGATTCTGTGACTTTTCACAATTTATACTGAGGCAAGGCCATGCTGACATGGGAAACCTTGTACCTTCAATCATTTCAAGGATGATAATGTCCTGCAGGCTGAGGTTAACATACTGTCTGTTTCTCATGatctttcacaatattttttttcttgtacCCAACCTATAGAGCAATTACATTGTTGGGGTTAGAGGCATGGTAGTGACAGTGGATGTGACTCAGTGGGTATTGTATTGTGATAATGCCAGTTGGTAGCATGTGCTACAGTGTGTTTGCTCACAAGTGATAAAATTTACAAAAGGCATCAAATTGGTGATTAAAGTGAAATGTGAGCGAACTGACAGGTTAGTGTCCGTGGTGGTAAATCCACAACATTAACTAGTGAAGATTATTTCTTTGCTCGTTAGAGTGACTAGGTATGTTTGGGACACAAGATTCCAGTCTGAACAAATGAAGGTGCAAACTGTGACTGGGATACTGTTTAAATAATGCCGTTACTATGTGGCTTAAACTACTGGTTCCTATATCTTGATTATTACACATGAGCAAGGTGGCATAGTAACTTCCATTGAAATGACAGCAAGCACTTGATGAGATACATGGGTGCAAAAATTACATCCGTGCACAAGTGCTGCTTAGTGCatacaatgctagagatgaataaAGGTCTATCTTTACTGATAATTAAATCATGAGCTTGCTGAAGAATGTCAGTGTGAATCCCAAATGCATTGTATCTAACTGCTGAAGGTGGCAGAGTGCACCTAGTGATTGGGTGGAGAGAATTAGAAATCAAATTGTGCTCACTACAAGAACTGTCAAGTTTCCGCATAACTTGTGATTAGGACTGGAGTTatggtgttcattgcagttgaaatTGCAATTACTGGTCTGAAACTTAGAGTTTAATGCAGCAAAATGTTTTGTTGAAAGGCAAGATGTGTGTATGGATGTGTATCTAgaaaaatttcatacgcaatatGAAAAAGGTATAGCAGGTGCAGGACAGGCATAAAAGTTATCAGTTCAAGGGCTGTGAACATTAGCCCAACCCACAAGGTAATCCAGCACATTGGCCATTTATGCAGAGCTTCCAGAGGTTCGCGCGAAAGGTTGTGGTAAAGTATACTGTGGAGGTATGTGCAAGTTGTGTGTAAGTTAGCTATTGAAATTGAAGCTTGCAGTAGCATGCCCAAAATATTAAAGATGACAGCAATTGTTTCGTAATTAGTAGTGTTAGTGTGTCAGATAATCATGGAGGTTTCTAAGGAAGTGGAATTGGGACAATTTGTAGGGCATAGTGTCAGAATCAGTCATGCATACGTACCAGAAAAAGGTGATACAGTAACTTCCAAATGTAGCAGAGATTTCACTCACAACAAGGGAATGGATGTAGATTGTTCCTTGCAAAGGGGAAAGGAAAATGACAGTATGTGCTGGAGTATCACCAATACAAAATCAAAATACatcaaaaacaaagaaattaaactGCCAATTCCAAAGTACAAAGTCCTCATagtaagtcacttaataaaagtaacaaAAGGGCAACACACCTAACAAAGTTGCCAGCAGATATGAAGGTGACAAGCTCTTAATTTCAGTAGTATCTATAAAAGATTAACCTAGACAAAAAAAAATCAAGCTAAAAGCCAGGGAGGTATTTTGGTACTCAACGTCAGTAGCAAAATTTCGTAAACATGCCCTGTAAGGCCGAACATACAATAAATGAAAAGtgccagtttgcttttgttttacaatatattgtagaacaatagcaaactggtgcttttcatttattatgatgatgttctaccaagaactgacggaagattctgttaatcaAACATACACTGTAGGACATGAATGTATAGTAAGCCAAATAATCAGGGAGAGAATAACTTATAACTAAGTAGTGCAAAGTGTAGTCGTATTGTACACAACATACGTAATAATCTACGTGGCAGTGGCATATCAGGATCTCACTGGCTCTGGTAACCTAGGGAGGCAGGAACCGTTCTCGTAGATGTAATATTTGTAAATTAAACACTATCTTTTCATAACGTATAAAGAGGCAGTAAAATATTTTTCACTTCTGTATTCTCAGATCCTTCCATGTTGTAGCTAGTTGCTGCAGCATTTGTCagtgtaaattaaataaatattgatATAACATTTAATGTCTTGAATGGTAAAAGAATTGAACTCTCAAAGATCATGAAGTGTGAATGTCAAAGCAGTAAATCATATCTAGTGGTTTGTTCTTTAAGTATTAGAAGTAATAACTTGTAGCAATGTAAGGTAACAGTGATTTTTGGATAAGTGGCAGATAAGGTAAAATTGTTGTAGAAGAGTAATATTAAGGATTTTCAGTGTAATGTGTGAATGTGACAGCTCTAGAGTTAAGATTTTAATCAGTGTAGACATGATTGGGATGTTTGTGGATGTTGAGACTTGCAAACAGTGTTCAGTGATCCAGTACAAGCAGTTGGCAGGGTTCACACAGTGTTACCACTCGGGTTCCACTGCAGCTGCATGCTTTAAACTGTGTGGTGAGGTGATATTGTACATGTGGACATGTGTAATGGCTGTTGTACCAGTGAGCAAGTGATATTTAGGAACTTCGCTCGATGTTAAATATACTCTAACATGTTTCTCCATTAAGGACTTCCTGATAAAAAAACAACACTACTCAATGTGACTAAATGAACTTGATATCAAGACTATTACTAAAATGTGGCTAAATTTGGTTCAAAGTATGTATTCGTAATTTAATGCATATTTCCTCCTTCACATGCTGGCGGTACATAAACACGTCTCTGACAGTGTGTGTCGCCAAATACATGCCTTATGTCAGAGTAAAGCTGGGTTACTCATGTGATGGACTTCCAATATTCCATTAAAGTGCAAGGTACGTGAATAACTAACGAAGTGTGCAGCACCAAGTGACCCTATAGGTACACTTGCACTCAACAGGCTCATTTAATAAATGGAATCTGAAATTCCTTGTACAACATACAGTTCAGTGATCAGATCTCTTGCGCAAGTCTTAGCACATGGCTAAGTTTAAAGTCAAAGAAGTAAAAGGTTACTCTGCAAAGCCAAAAAAGGtgtgaaaatataaaatgaaaatattattgtagaAAATACATAACAAAGGATTAAGTTAGAATACTCATATGTTAACATACAAAAAAATATGATGGCAGATACAGGGCGAATTAATGCGAAAATATTAATGCAACAGGCATAGTGGTTACTGGAAATACTGTGAATGAACTACAGGCTCCAGCTGTCATGAAGTCAGCTGGGCTGTTAAGGTTGCGTAAGTAAGCTGCATGTGTGTGTCTCTTGGTGGTGTGATGTTTCCTTGCATGTTTCATGCTGTGATTCAAAAACTCCCGATTTGCACTGTAACCAGCTGGTTTTTCTTGATAGACCAGTGGACCATAATTGCCACAGTGCTTAGACAGAAAGGTAGACAGTGTTTCGTAACAGCTGTGTTCGTATGACATCTAGCACAACTCAGATTTCCTCATAAATTTTGTGGCAACGTTACTGTTTTGTGTGGTGACAACATTATAACAACACTTTTCACAGTGAATTCTCCCTCTTCATTTTTATGAAACACAATGCATTGATACTGCTGAAAAATATATTGCTCCCATAATCCTTCACaattaaagtttaataaatttccTATAATTGTCATGTTATATGACCTCAGTAAACATATTAAAACACCTTTAGTACTTACCACATACTAAACTTATCCCTGGGGAAGACCCAGGTGGAAAACATTCCCAATCCACCTTCCCAGCACTTCTATTCCAGTCCTGGTACAGGTTTATCCTACTCAATCAGGGGCCAGACTGTCTGTGAGAGCACCCATATCATTTACTAGCTCTGCTGCAATTgttgcacagctttttacattgctgactaccagccagctgtccaccaggatgaatggccactgccaagctgtggccaagaggaaagtagaccaccctgtggcacaacatgcagccgaACATAACACACTTAATTTCAGTTGCTGCTttactacctgagccatctggatcgtcccctccaccaccagcttttcaaaaatgcacagatgggagttatcctttgAGTACATTCTCTACTCCTATGATTACTCTGGCCTCAACCtaaggtaacatactgtccccacacccttcacccaacagtttctgtTCCCTCTGATTTAGCATTTCCTAGCCATTCTCATCTCTCGCCCTGTTCATTTGCAGCCCTGTGCCAATGCATCCACCTGTCTTtcgtctttccccactcctctccttttttttcccTCCGCCCTGCCCCACAACCTACTGATGCTGAGCCTGTTGGTAAACTAGTCCGTGCACACTCTACCAGACTGTTCATCCCTCTCCCCACTTGTACACTAtcacttccccttccccaccccctccagatcgcatgtgatagttgcattctggcctgagatgctggagttggcagtcgtgtgtgtgcgaggtgtgcttgcttgtgtgtgagaATGGTGTCTTTCTTTACTGAtggaggctgtggctgaaagctttacgtaagtgtcttttaattgtgcctgtctgcaacatgaCTTGTGTAGCTTataattctttttcttctttaatgcACTTGTCACGATACTCATGTAGGACGTCGTTTAACTTCCCTTCCAACGTATTTTCAcatctgaagttgtttgtaat contains:
- the LOC124616136 gene encoding RNA polymerase II transcriptional coactivator encodes the protein MPKKTKDEDSSSSDSGPDDVNPPPSKKSKGASSAPKGKSGGGGGGGSGDDEHKWLLEKKRFVTVREFRGQVYVDIREYYENDGELKPGKKGISLTASAWRKLLSLSDDIDEALKQMC